Proteins encoded in a region of the Mycolicibacterium neoaurum genome:
- a CDS encoding DUF445 domain-containing protein, whose protein sequence is MVQTSFAESLAGADSVADEQRRLALRRMKIVATGFLVGATVVFLACTWLQSRGDAAPWVGYVRAAAEAGMVGALADWFAVTALFKHPLGIPIPHTAIIKRKKDQLGEGLGTFVRENFMSPDVIATKLRDADVASRTGKWLADERNAERVAAEVATVLRVLVEMLRDEDVQQVLDRMIVKRIAEPQWGPPIGRVLTSLLDEGRQEALLQLLADRAFQWSLNSGEVIERVIERDSPTWSPRWVDHLVGDRIHRELMDFTDKVRRDPNHELRRSATKFLFEFAGDLQNDAATIQRAENVKEQIMARDEVARAAETAWTAAKRILLESVEDPSSALRGRVADTVIRIGESLRDDADLRAKVDAWIVRGAQHLVSQYGTEITAIITETIERWDADEASRRIELHVGRDLQFIRINGTVVGSLAGLTIYTIAQVLF, encoded by the coding sequence GTGGTGCAGACAAGTTTTGCTGAGTCGCTGGCCGGTGCCGATTCGGTAGCCGACGAACAGCGCAGGCTGGCATTGCGCCGGATGAAGATCGTGGCGACGGGTTTCCTGGTCGGTGCGACCGTGGTCTTCCTGGCGTGCACCTGGTTGCAGTCGCGCGGTGATGCGGCGCCGTGGGTGGGTTACGTACGGGCCGCGGCGGAGGCGGGCATGGTCGGCGCCTTGGCCGACTGGTTCGCGGTGACCGCGCTGTTCAAGCACCCCCTCGGTATCCCGATTCCGCACACCGCGATCATCAAACGCAAGAAGGACCAGCTCGGCGAGGGGCTCGGCACCTTCGTGCGGGAGAACTTCATGTCCCCCGACGTGATCGCCACCAAGCTGCGTGACGCCGACGTCGCCTCCCGCACCGGCAAGTGGCTGGCCGATGAGCGCAACGCCGAGCGGGTCGCCGCCGAGGTCGCGACGGTGCTGCGGGTGCTGGTGGAGATGCTGCGCGACGAGGATGTCCAGCAGGTGTTGGACCGGATGATCGTCAAGCGCATCGCCGAGCCCCAGTGGGGTCCGCCGATCGGCAGGGTACTCACCAGCCTGCTCGACGAGGGACGCCAGGAGGCGCTGCTGCAGCTGCTGGCCGACCGCGCCTTCCAGTGGTCGCTGAACTCCGGCGAGGTCATCGAGCGGGTGATCGAGCGGGATTCGCCGACCTGGTCACCGCGCTGGGTGGACCACTTGGTCGGCGATCGCATCCACCGGGAGCTGATGGACTTCACCGACAAGGTGCGTCGCGACCCCAACCACGAGCTGCGCCGCTCGGCCACCAAATTCCTCTTCGAGTTCGCCGGTGACCTGCAGAATGATGCGGCCACCATCCAGCGGGCCGAGAACGTCAAGGAACAGATCATGGCCCGCGACGAGGTGGCCCGCGCCGCCGAGACGGCGTGGACGGCGGCCAAGCGCATCCTGCTGGAATCGGTGGAGGATCCGTCCTCGGCGCTGCGTGGCCGGGTGGCCGACACGGTGATCCGCATCGGGGAGTCGCTGCGTGATGACGCCGACCTGCGGGCCAAGGTCGACGCCTGGATCGTGCGGGGCGCCCAGCACCTGGTGTCGCAATATGGGACGGAGATCACAGCGATCATCACCGAGACGATCGAACGCTGGGATGCCGACGAGGCGAGTCGGCGAATCGAGCTTCATGTGGGCCGTGACCTGCAGTTCATCCGTATCAACGGCACCGTGGTCGGATCGTTGGCCGGCCTGACCATCTACACCATCGCTCAGGTCCTCTTCTGA
- a CDS encoding helix-turn-helix domain-containing protein — protein sequence MTQDDNLAGVVANAAQDIGSYIRTQREAAQVSVRQLAEKAGVSNPYLSQIERGLRKPSADVLNQIAKALRVSAEVLYIQAGMLEPSEGNKVRDAIVTDTAITERQKQVLLDIYTSFCQQNEAEAEAAQKADAEAEIAHLDTEDAAPAQPSTV from the coding sequence ATGACGCAGGACGACAACCTCGCCGGCGTTGTGGCCAACGCTGCGCAGGACATCGGCAGCTACATCAGGACTCAACGCGAGGCGGCGCAGGTATCGGTGCGCCAACTCGCCGAGAAGGCCGGGGTCAGCAATCCCTACCTCAGCCAGATCGAGCGGGGACTGCGGAAACCGTCGGCTGATGTGCTCAACCAGATCGCCAAGGCACTCCGTGTCTCTGCCGAGGTGCTCTACATCCAGGCCGGGATGCTCGAACCCAGCGAAGGCAACAAAGTGCGCGACGCCATCGTCACCGATACCGCCATCACCGAGCGGCAGAAACAAGTGCTGCTCGACATCTACACGTCGTTCTGTCAGCAGAACGAAGCGGAAGCCGAGGCCGCGCAGAAGGCCGACGCCGAGGCCGAGATCGCCCATCTCGACACCGAAGACGCCGCACCGGCGCAACCGTCCACTGTCTGA
- a CDS encoding heparin-binding hemagglutinin, translating into MTEKNQPTIEDLKAPLLAAVGAADLALAKVNEIVDTLRDRAGDARSDAETRVEEGRARLTKLQEDLPSQFDELRDKLTSEELRKLADKYAEEAQSQYNKLVERGEAALERLRNQPALEEAASRVEEVTDQAVELTQDALGTVASQTRAVGERAAKLVGVELPKRAEAAEPAKVAPAKKAPAKKAPAKKAAAPAAKKAPAKKVTQK; encoded by the coding sequence ATGACCGAGAAGAATCAGCCCACCATCGAAGACCTCAAGGCCCCGCTGCTGGCCGCGGTCGGCGCCGCCGACCTGGCACTGGCCAAGGTCAACGAGATCGTCGACACCCTGCGTGACCGCGCCGGTGACGCCCGCAGCGATGCCGAGACCCGCGTCGAGGAAGGCCGCGCCCGGCTGACCAAGCTGCAGGAAGACCTGCCGTCGCAGTTCGACGAGCTGCGCGACAAGCTCACCTCCGAGGAACTGCGCAAGCTCGCCGACAAGTACGCCGAAGAAGCCCAGAGCCAGTACAACAAGCTGGTCGAGCGCGGCGAGGCCGCCCTTGAGCGGCTGCGCAACCAGCCCGCGCTGGAAGAGGCCGCCTCGCGCGTCGAAGAGGTCACCGACCAGGCCGTCGAGCTGACCCAGGATGCGCTGGGCACCGTCGCCAGCCAGACCCGCGCGGTCGGCGAGCGTGCCGCCAAGCTGGTCGGCGTGGAGCTGCCCAAGCGCGCCGAGGCCGCTGAGCCCGCCAAGGTCGCCCCGGCCAAGAAGGCTCCGGCGAAGAAGGCCCCGGCCAAGAAGGCCGCCGCTCCGGCCGCCAAGAAGGCTCCGGCCAAGAAGGTCACCCAGAAGTAG
- a CDS encoding DUF2516 family protein, with amino-acid sequence MLANLAGAILFALGIVVALVGLYAFIHAAMQRPDAYTAAGKLTKPVWLLILGAGVLLSLLISGGFGAAIGACAAGVYLVDVRPKLLEIQGKSR; translated from the coding sequence ATGCTTGCAAACCTGGCGGGTGCCATTCTTTTTGCCCTGGGCATTGTCGTCGCCCTGGTAGGCCTCTACGCGTTCATCCACGCTGCGATGCAGCGCCCGGACGCCTACACCGCCGCGGGCAAGCTCACCAAGCCGGTGTGGCTGCTGATCCTCGGTGCCGGAGTGCTGCTGAGCCTGCTGATCAGCGGCGGGTTCGGCGCCGCGATCGGTGCCTGCGCCGCCGGTGTGTATCTGGTCGACGTCCGGCCCAAACTGCTGGAGATCCAGGGAAAGTCGCGCTGA
- a CDS encoding DUF2599 domain-containing protein has product MRHRDIAAVVLCSAGLLLGTPVAHAEPAYVDHTEWVQWGDLKSLRVYPTALGRAQAAIPGTQTQQDQAWSQVLSLAPEADIPGMQTQFNCHWQFAEFIEPGKTSWNLEPWRPVVTDAEMVAAGCNPGGTEEPF; this is encoded by the coding sequence ATGCGTCACCGCGATATCGCCGCCGTCGTCCTCTGTTCGGCGGGGCTGCTGCTCGGTACGCCGGTAGCGCATGCCGAGCCGGCCTATGTCGACCACACCGAATGGGTGCAGTGGGGCGATCTGAAGAGCCTGCGCGTGTATCCGACGGCCCTCGGCCGGGCGCAGGCCGCGATCCCGGGCACCCAGACCCAGCAGGACCAGGCCTGGTCACAGGTGCTGTCCCTGGCCCCGGAGGCCGACATCCCGGGTATGCAAACCCAGTTCAACTGCCACTGGCAGTTCGCCGAGTTCATCGAGCCCGGTAAGACGAGCTGGAATCTGGAACCGTGGCGGCCCGTCGTCACCGACGCCGAAATGGTGGCCGCCGGGTGTAATCCCGGCGGCACCGAAGAACCCTTCTAG
- a CDS encoding DUF2993 domain-containing protein: MTDPWARPTDGVNPPPSEAPAAVPAEPTAVPAEPAAPTTNTSSNKFTKLFRDPLSIVLVVVIVAALALAGVVGAELIARKIADDTVSRVTSCVVQDSVDVSFGPRPFLLQHFAKNYNNITATTAGNRIREAEGMKAEIVINDVRVTGNPESPGTVGALDATITWSADGIKRTIQNAVPLVGSFVNGVTTNPADGTVELQGTLGSIVAKPEVRNQELTLTVERLTGLGFVLPRESVQPALDAFLKQMTENYPMGIHADSVEVTDTGVVAKFSTRNGVMPPGRSGAGGDPCFAGLP; this comes from the coding sequence GTGACCGATCCCTGGGCCCGCCCCACCGACGGCGTGAATCCGCCTCCGTCCGAAGCGCCGGCAGCAGTACCCGCCGAGCCGACGGCAGTGCCCGCCGAGCCGGCAGCGCCGACGACGAACACGAGCTCGAACAAGTTCACCAAGCTCTTCCGCGATCCGCTGTCGATCGTGCTGGTGGTGGTGATCGTCGCCGCCCTGGCACTGGCCGGCGTCGTCGGCGCCGAGCTCATCGCCCGCAAGATCGCCGATGACACCGTCTCGCGCGTCACCTCCTGCGTCGTACAGGACAGCGTCGACGTGTCGTTCGGCCCCCGGCCGTTCCTGCTGCAGCACTTCGCCAAGAACTACAACAACATCACCGCGACCACGGCGGGTAACCGCATCCGTGAGGCCGAGGGGATGAAGGCCGAGATCGTCATCAACGACGTCCGGGTCACCGGAAACCCTGAGTCCCCCGGCACCGTCGGTGCGCTGGATGCCACCATCACGTGGTCGGCTGACGGCATCAAACGCACCATCCAGAACGCGGTGCCGCTGGTCGGCAGCTTCGTCAACGGCGTGACCACCAACCCCGCCGACGGGACCGTGGAGCTGCAGGGCACGCTGGGCAGCATCGTCGCCAAGCCCGAGGTGCGTAACCAGGAGCTGACGCTGACGGTGGAGCGGTTGACCGGCCTGGGCTTCGTGCTACCGCGGGAGAGCGTGCAGCCGGCGCTGGACGCGTTCCTCAAGCAGATGACCGAGAACTATCCGATGGGCATCCACGCCGACAGCGTCGAGGTCACCGATACCGGGGTGGTCGCGAAGTTCTCCACCCGCAACGGCGTCATGCCCCCGGGGCGCAGCGGCGCCGGCGGCGACCCCTGCTTCGCCGGGTTGCCCTAG
- a CDS encoding carbon-nitrogen hydrolase family protein, whose translation MRIALAQIRSGTDPAANLELVDRYTRQAADAGAQLVLFPEATMCRFGVPLSPVAEPLDGRWADGVRGIAARAGITVVAGMFRPADEVPAGRVTNTLLAVGPGVDAHYDKIHLYDAFGFTESATVAPGSQPTVIDVDGVGVGLTLCYDIRFPELYLDLADRGAQLITVHASWGTGPGKLDQWTLLARARAIDTTGIVAAVGQAYPGDEIAALGPTGVGGSLVASATGEVITAAQADPQLVVTDIDLAAAAKARDTIAVLVNRVPFAKAQSTA comes from the coding sequence ATGCGGATTGCCCTGGCTCAGATCCGATCCGGCACCGACCCGGCGGCCAACCTCGAGCTGGTCGACCGGTACACCCGCCAGGCCGCCGACGCCGGCGCACAGCTGGTGCTGTTCCCCGAGGCGACGATGTGCCGATTCGGGGTGCCGCTGTCACCCGTGGCCGAGCCGCTGGACGGCCGCTGGGCCGATGGGGTGCGCGGGATCGCCGCGCGCGCCGGCATCACCGTCGTGGCCGGGATGTTCCGTCCCGCCGATGAGGTGCCCGCCGGTCGGGTCACCAACACCCTGCTGGCCGTCGGCCCGGGAGTCGACGCGCATTACGACAAGATCCACCTCTACGACGCGTTCGGGTTCACCGAGTCCGCGACCGTCGCGCCCGGCTCACAGCCCACCGTCATCGACGTCGACGGCGTGGGCGTCGGGCTGACGCTGTGTTACGACATCCGCTTCCCCGAGCTGTACCTGGATCTCGCCGACCGTGGCGCGCAGCTCATCACGGTGCACGCGTCATGGGGCACCGGGCCCGGCAAGCTCGATCAGTGGACCTTGCTGGCACGGGCGAGGGCCATCGACACCACCGGCATCGTCGCGGCCGTCGGGCAGGCCTACCCCGGCGATGAGATCGCCGCGCTGGGCCCGACCGGCGTCGGGGGCAGCCTGGTCGCCTCGGCGACCGGCGAGGTCATCACCGCCGCGCAGGCAGATCCGCAGCTGGTGGTGACCGATATCGACCTCGCGGCCGCCGCGAAAGCCCGAGACACCATCGCAGTGCTGGTTAACCGCGTCCCGTTCGCTAAGGCACAATCGACTGCGTGA
- a CDS encoding class I SAM-dependent methyltransferase has translation MGQGPPLNKSVGSPQGKPTRGTTGYNRLRRSDRWLVHSPRVRAALHTAADPLVVDLGYGALPTTTLELAARLQTVRPDVRVTGLEIHPDRVRLAQQSATAAVQFELGGFELAGLRPVLVRAFNVLRQYPVEEVEPAWAQLLGRLAPGGLLVDGTCDELGRRCCWVLLDVDGPISLTLACDPFDIQRPSDLAERLPKILIHRNIDGQPIHTLLTAADRAWASAAGHGVFGPRVRWRAMLEQLRAEGFAVDPPRRRLRDGVLSVPWATVAADG, from the coding sequence GTGGGTCAGGGACCACCGCTGAACAAGTCCGTCGGCTCGCCACAGGGCAAACCGACGCGTGGCACCACGGGGTACAACCGGCTGCGTCGCAGCGACCGCTGGCTCGTGCACTCACCCCGGGTGCGGGCCGCCCTGCACACCGCCGCCGACCCGTTGGTGGTCGACCTGGGCTACGGCGCACTGCCCACCACGACGCTGGAGTTGGCAGCGCGATTGCAAACGGTGCGCCCCGACGTGCGGGTGACGGGACTGGAGATCCATCCCGACCGGGTCCGACTCGCCCAGCAATCAGCCACGGCCGCAGTGCAATTCGAGCTCGGCGGGTTCGAACTCGCCGGTTTGCGACCGGTACTGGTGCGGGCGTTCAACGTGCTGCGCCAATATCCGGTCGAGGAGGTCGAGCCGGCCTGGGCGCAGCTGTTGGGCCGACTGGCCCCGGGTGGCCTGCTGGTCGACGGCACCTGCGACGAGCTCGGGCGGCGCTGCTGCTGGGTGCTGTTGGACGTCGACGGGCCGATCAGCCTGACCCTGGCGTGCGACCCATTCGATATCCAAAGGCCATCGGATCTGGCCGAGCGACTGCCCAAGATCCTCATCCACCGCAATATCGACGGACAACCCATCCACACCCTGCTGACGGCCGCCGACCGGGCCTGGGCCAGTGCGGCCGGGCACGGGGTCTTCGGCCCGCGGGTGCGCTGGCGCGCGATGCTCGAACAGCTGCGCGCCGAGGGTTTCGCCGTGGACCCCCCGCGGCGGCGGTTGCGCGACGGTGTGCTCTCGGTGCCGTGGGCGACCGTCGCCGCAGACGGCTAG
- a CDS encoding DUF2505 domain-containing protein, whose amino-acid sequence MPRTHDMAAAYGCSVAQLFEAFTDRTYWLERLEKSGCDAVNLDELATRPDGGLDIGTTQTVRFHRLPGFVSQLHSGDLTLVRTESWAPIVDGRTSGTITGTVPGAPVRVTGKAALRDSAGGAQLDVHVVTEVRIPLVGGKIEGFIGGQLAEMVRLEQEFTETWVRDHR is encoded by the coding sequence ATGCCGCGTACCCATGACATGGCGGCCGCGTACGGATGCAGCGTCGCGCAGTTGTTCGAAGCCTTCACCGACCGGACGTACTGGCTCGAGCGGCTGGAGAAGTCCGGGTGCGACGCGGTCAACCTCGACGAGCTGGCCACCCGCCCGGACGGCGGCCTCGACATCGGCACCACCCAGACCGTGCGGTTTCATCGACTGCCCGGCTTCGTCAGCCAACTCCATTCCGGCGACCTCACACTCGTGCGCACCGAATCCTGGGCCCCGATCGTTGACGGACGGACCTCGGGCACCATCACCGGTACCGTGCCGGGCGCACCGGTGCGGGTGACCGGGAAGGCCGCGTTGCGCGACAGCGCCGGCGGTGCGCAGTTGGACGTGCACGTGGTGACCGAGGTGCGCATCCCGTTGGTGGGCGGCAAGATCGAGGGCTTCATCGGCGGCCAACTGGCCGAGATGGTCCGCTTGGAGCAGGAGTTCACCGAGACGTGGGTCAGGGACCACCGCTGA
- a CDS encoding UDP-N-acetylmuramate dehydrogenase codes for MVSPTFAGAAVAENIAVAPWTTLRIGPVAQHLITCDTTEQLIATLSALPVAENVLVLAGGSNVVLADDLTGLTVVRIATTGISVQGAVLRAEAGAQWDDVVVAALAHGLGGLECLSGIPGSAGATPVQNVGAYGAEVADTISRVRVLDRRTGLAEWVDPHRLDFGYRHSALKYQSAVIVLEVEFTLNADGLSAPLRYGELAARLGAEPGQRVEPDRVRAAVLALRAAKGMVLDADDHDTWSVGSFFTNPVVTQQAYERLRDAVDGPVPHYPAPDGVKLAAGWLVEQAGFGKGYPGGDGVARLSTRHALALTNRGGAGTADVLALARTVRDGVRARFGIELTPEPVLVGCTL; via the coding sequence GTGGTCAGTCCGACTTTCGCCGGTGCGGCGGTTGCCGAGAACATCGCCGTCGCCCCGTGGACGACATTGCGCATCGGTCCCGTGGCACAGCATCTGATCACCTGCGATACCACCGAACAGCTGATTGCCACGCTCTCGGCGCTACCGGTCGCCGAGAACGTTCTGGTGCTGGCCGGTGGATCCAACGTCGTCCTCGCCGACGATCTGACCGGGCTGACGGTGGTCAGGATCGCCACCACCGGCATCTCCGTGCAGGGTGCGGTGCTGCGGGCCGAGGCGGGCGCGCAGTGGGATGACGTCGTGGTCGCCGCCCTTGCGCACGGTCTGGGTGGTCTGGAATGTCTGTCGGGTATCCCCGGATCCGCCGGCGCCACCCCCGTTCAGAATGTGGGCGCCTACGGCGCGGAGGTCGCCGACACCATCTCCCGGGTGCGGGTCCTGGACCGCCGAACGGGGCTGGCCGAATGGGTTGATCCGCACCGACTGGACTTCGGCTACCGGCACAGCGCGCTGAAGTATCAGTCGGCCGTCATCGTTCTGGAGGTCGAGTTCACCCTGAATGCCGATGGCCTGTCCGCGCCGCTGCGCTATGGCGAGCTGGCCGCCCGCCTCGGCGCCGAGCCGGGGCAGCGGGTCGAGCCGGACCGGGTGCGCGCGGCGGTGCTCGCGCTGCGTGCCGCCAAGGGAATGGTGCTCGACGCGGACGACCACGACACCTGGAGCGTCGGATCGTTCTTCACCAATCCGGTCGTCACCCAGCAGGCCTATGAGCGGCTGCGGGACGCCGTCGACGGGCCGGTTCCGCATTATCCGGCCCCCGATGGGGTCAAACTGGCCGCCGGCTGGCTCGTCGAGCAGGCCGGTTTCGGCAAGGGGTATCCCGGTGGCGACGGTGTGGCGCGGTTGTCCACCAGGCACGCGCTGGCACTGACCAACCGCGGCGGGGCGGGCACCGCCGATGTCCTGGCCCTGGCCAGGACCGTTCGGGACGGCGTGCGCGCGCGTTTCGGGATCGAACTCACACCCGAGCCCGTGCTGGTCGGGTGCACGCTCTAG
- a CDS encoding L,D-transpeptidase, whose protein sequence is MRPPAESENAPLSRRRALALLGLGGAGLLAACAGKPAGTPQAEESAAAKAPTFTLTPDDAATDITPTSPAGVVVSDGWFQKIALTNANGKVVAGKLNRDRTEFTVSEPLGYGAEYTWSGSVVGQDGQAVPVTGSFRTVNPQTTVNGQFQLSDGQTVGVAAPIILQFDAAITDEHRADVEKALKVTTTPAVEGSWAWLPDEAGGSRVHWRTKEYYPAGTTVHVDADLYGVKFGPQAYGAADSTLDFTIGRRQVVKAEASSHRIQVLDGAGAVIMDFPCSYGEGDLDRNVTRSGIHVVTEKYEDFYMTNPAAGYANVRERFAVRISNNGEFIHANPASSGAQGNSNVTNGCINLSLTDAEQYFQTAMYGDPVEVTGTRIDLSYADGDIWDWAVPWSEWQAMSALSKDSPPSGIPVTAPVTPSGAPTPSSTSTTPTTTPTTAGR, encoded by the coding sequence GTGAGACCACCCGCCGAGTCCGAGAACGCACCGCTGAGCCGGCGTCGTGCGCTCGCATTGCTGGGCTTGGGCGGTGCCGGACTGCTGGCGGCCTGTGCCGGTAAGCCCGCCGGAACTCCGCAGGCCGAGGAATCCGCCGCAGCCAAGGCGCCCACCTTCACGCTGACCCCGGACGATGCCGCCACCGATATCACCCCGACCTCGCCCGCCGGCGTGGTCGTCAGCGATGGCTGGTTCCAGAAGATCGCCCTCACCAACGCCAACGGCAAGGTGGTCGCCGGCAAACTCAACCGTGACCGCACCGAGTTCACCGTCTCCGAGCCGCTGGGCTATGGGGCCGAATACACCTGGTCCGGTTCGGTCGTCGGCCAGGACGGCCAGGCGGTACCCGTCACCGGCAGCTTCCGCACGGTGAACCCCCAGACCACCGTCAACGGCCAGTTCCAGTTGTCCGACGGTCAGACCGTCGGCGTCGCGGCGCCGATCATCCTGCAATTCGACGCGGCGATCACCGACGAGCACCGCGCCGACGTGGAGAAGGCGCTCAAGGTCACCACCACCCCCGCCGTGGAGGGCAGTTGGGCCTGGCTGCCGGATGAGGCCGGCGGTTCGCGGGTGCACTGGCGCACCAAGGAGTACTACCCGGCCGGCACCACCGTGCACGTCGACGCCGATCTGTACGGGGTGAAGTTCGGGCCGCAGGCCTACGGTGCGGCGGACTCGACGCTGGACTTCACCATCGGTCGGCGCCAGGTGGTCAAGGCCGAGGCCTCCAGCCACCGCATCCAGGTGCTCGACGGGGCAGGCGCGGTCATCATGGACTTCCCGTGCAGCTACGGCGAGGGCGACCTGGACCGCAACGTCACGCGTAGCGGTATCCACGTGGTCACCGAGAAGTACGAGGACTTCTACATGACCAACCCGGCCGCGGGGTACGCCAATGTGCGGGAACGCTTCGCGGTGCGCATCTCCAACAACGGCGAGTTCATCCACGCCAACCCGGCCAGCTCCGGCGCCCAGGGCAATAGCAACGTCACCAACGGGTGCATCAACCTCTCGCTCACCGATGCCGAGCAGTACTTCCAGACTGCGATGTACGGCGACCCGGTCGAGGTCACCGGCACCCGCATCGACCTGTCCTACGCCGACGGCGATATCTGGGACTGGGCGGTGCCGTGGAGTGAGTGGCAGGCCATGTCGGCGCTGAGCAAGGACAGCCCGCCCTCGGGCATCCCGGTGACGGCTCCGGTCACTCCGAGCGGCGCGCCCACGCCGTCATCCACATCGACGACACCGACGACGACACCGACGACG